Genomic segment of Gemmatimonadota bacterium:
TGGAGCTCGTTCGGCACTGGGCGCTCTCCGCCGCGGTCGCGACCGCCTTCGCTGCCGGAGACAGTCTGAACGGTAAGACCGCGGTCGACGCGGCCACCTGGATCGCCCGCCGCGAGGCGGTTCTTGCTCTCGAGCGCGAGGACCGCCTCGGTCCGCCGCCTACGGTGGACGATCCCGAGCTCGCCCGCGAGGTCTTCGACCGCGGCGAACTCCGCCTTTTCGCTCACGTCCTCCGGCGGGTCGGTCCCGAGACGCCGCCGGCGGAACGTGCGCTTCAGAGGCGGACGGCGGAGCGTATCCTCGCGGACCTCGTGGCCGGAGGCGGATGGGCGGCGGCCGTCGCCCAAAGCCAGGCCGACGAGACGCGAGCGCTGGGCGGGGTTCTCGGTCTCTTCGGCCCCGGCGAGCTTCCCGGCGAGCTTGACCGGGCCGGAGTCCGGCTGGAGCCGGGTTCGGTATCGTCGGTGATCGAGACCGTCGACGGGTTTCACCTCCTGTACCGCCCCACTTTCGCCGAGGTGGGCGCCATCTACGCCGACCGCCTGGGCTCGCGCATGCTCGCCGAGGCCGACGCGGCCTCGGCCGAAGCCGCGCTCGCGGCGGCCGGCTTCCGGGTCGTGGAGGGCGCGGGGGCGGTCGTCCGCCGCGTCGCCGCCGCTCCTGCGGACTGGTTCGACCGGGAAGCCGCGCTTGCCACCTGGACCGCCGGCGCCCTCCGGGCTGCGACCTTCGCTCGCTACCTCGCGGCCCTGGAGGCGGGTGAACGGCAAGGCTTGGCTTCCGCCGACGACCGCTCCACAACCGCGCTCCTCAACGAGCTCGGCTATCGGGAGCTCCGGATGGCGGAGGCGGCGGCTCGCGGACTTGCACTCGACAGCGTGACGGCCCAGGAGCTCGCCGAGCGACACCGCTCCGACCTGGAGGCGTGGCGCGAAGCCGTGACCGGCCAAGGCGCTCTTGGCGTCCATCTGCGCGAAGTGGCGGCCAGGCGGACGGCAAGACCGTCGCTGGGTCCGGTCCTGGCCGCCGAGCTGCTCTCGACCGCCAGATTGGGAAGGGACGCTGCTGCGGCTGCGGTCGATCGGGCTCGCACACTCATTGTCGCCGCCATGGATGGAGCCGAGCGGACAGGGTCCGTCCCTGTCGCTGCCGTTACCGAAACCGCGCTCGGCCGGCCGCTCCCCGGCATCGGCGACGGCGGCCGCGGTCGCTTCCTCCTCGGCCGGGCTCTCTTCGAGAGGGTCGCCACTCCCGACGAGGGTCTCGGACCGCTCTTCAACGCCGATCGCTGTGTGAGCTGCCATGATGATCCGGTGGTCGGGGGGGGCGGGCTCTCCATACCGGTCCGCAAGGCCACCGCCTTCATCGCGGGGCGCTGTGACCTGCTGCCCGCTCACGGGGGCGACAACCTCCAGGCCCGCGCCACACCGATGGCGCTCGCCGCCGGCCTCGCCCCCGAGACCCGGCCCGACGATGCCACCGCGTTCGCCCAGGTGGTCGCGCCTCCGCTCTTCGGTCTGGGCCTGCTCGAGGCCGTGCCCGACGAGACCGTTCTGGCCTTGGAGGACCCGGAAGATCTAGACGGCGACGGCGTCTCCGGTCGCGCCCCCAGACTCGCGGACGGTCGGATCGCCCGTTTCGGGCGCAAGGGAGACGCTGCGGACGTGCGCGGCTTCGTCGAGCAGGCGCTCAGAACCGAACTCGGACTGACCACTCCCGAGCGTCCCACCGAGGAGCGCGCCGGCGGCTCGCCAATTCCCGGCTCCGCCGACCCTGCGGAGGAACCGGAGATGGACGAGCGGGGCATGGACCTGCTGACCGAATACGTGCGGTACCTCGCCCCGCCCGCTCCCGAGCTCCTTCCTGCCGGGGTGGTGCGCGACTCGGTGGAGCGGGGCCGAGTGATTTTCGACCGGACGGGCTGTGCGGCCTGCCACGTGGCCGAACTGCGAGCTTCGCAAGTTGCGGAACCACCGCTTGCGAACTTGCGGGTGCCGGCCTACACCGATCTCCTGCTCCATGATCTCGGAGCAGGAGACATCGGTGGAGCGAGAGAGGACCTGTGCGGGTACGACGCCCTGCCGGGCGAGTACCGCACGGCGCCTCTCTGGGGGTTGCGCCACCGCTCGCGCTTCCTCCACGACGGCCGGGCGGCCAGCGTCGAAGAGGCCGTTCTCGCGCACGGGGGTGAAGCCGCCCGAGCGCGAGCGGCGTTCCACGACTTGATCGAGCGCGACCGAGCCGATTTAGTCCGTTTTCTCCTTTCGCTATGAAGTGGACGCCCGAGACCGCACGAGACCTTCCGGTAGTGGAGGTCGAAGAGGTCGAACGCCGGTTCGGGGCCAAACGGGCGCTCGGCCCGGTCAGCTTTTCCATCGCCCGCAAAGGCATCGTCGGAATCCTTGGGCTGAACGGGGCGGGGAAAACCACGCTCCTCCGCATTATGGCGGGGGATCTTCGACCCACCTCGGGTGTTGCGCGCATCGACGGTCTGGATCTGGCGAGGGATGCTTTCACGCCCAAACGGCGCATCGGCTATCTGCCCGAGAGTCCGCCGCTCTACCGGGACATGGGGGTGCGCTCCTTCCTGCGCTTCGTCGCAACAATAAAAGGGGTGGCAAAGGAAGATATGAGCGCGGCGGTCGAAACCGCGGTCGAGAGGGCCGGCATCGGAGAGGTCGCGGAGAGGCCGATCGGCCAGCTATCGCACGGATACCGGCAGCGAGTCGGTCTGGCCCAGGCTATCGTGCACTCGCCTTCTCTGACAATCCTCGACGAACCGACGAACGGACTCGACCCGGTCCAGATCGTCGCCATGAGGGAGCTCATAAGGGAGCTCGGGCGGGAGAGCGCGATAGTCGTCTCCTCCCATGTTCTCGGGGAGGTCTCGAAGACCTGCGACCGCGTGATCGTGATCCACCGGGGCAGGTTGGTCGCCGACCGGAGCGCCGACGACTTCGGAGTCGCCGGTGGAGAGCTTGAGCGTCTCCTCGTGGAACTGGTCGAATGAGAACGATCCGCGCCATCGCCCTCCGCGATCTGACCAGTTACTTCCGATCGACGACGGGCTACGTGGTAGCGAGCGCTGTCCTCCTTCTTGACGGTGTCCTCTTCTACGCCTTGGCGTTAGGCCCGGGGGCCGGAGAACGGCTCTCAGGAGAGGCTCTCGGGAGCTTCTTCTACTCCGCGAGCGGGCTTACGGCCGTGGCCGCAGCCGTCCTCTCGGCGCGTCTCATCGCCGAAGAACGGGTGACCGGCACCCAGGTCCTTCTCGACACCTCGCCTATTACCGATTTCCACATTGTTGCGGGCAAGTTCTGGGCGGCGTACGGTTTCGTGTCGGCGATCACGTTCGTGAGCCTCTACCTGCCCCTTCTCGTCTTCGTGAACGGGCGCATTTCGTTCGGGCACATCGCGATCGGCGTCCTGGGCCTCCTCTTGCTCGGAGCTGCGGTCACCGCCATCGGACTTTTCGCGTCGTCGCTCACTTCCCGACCCATCCTCGCCGCCGCGGTCGGTGGCGGCATCACGGCGATGCTGTTCCTCCTTTGGCCGCTCTCCCAGGCTGTCGATCCGCCGCTTTCGCGGGCCTTTGCCGCCTTGGCGATACACGGCCGCCACTTTGCGACCTTCCAGGCAGGCATACTCCACCTTCGCGACGTCACGCACTATCTCGCAGTGACCGCGTTCTTCCTGATCGCCGCCGTCAAGGCGCTGGAGGCCCGCAGATGGTCCTGACGGCAGGGCTGGTTCTCGTCCTGTTGAGCGAGAACGCCCTTGGCGACTCCACGTTCAGGGCGGCGTTCACCGGGATCGGTGTCGCCCTCGTGCTGGCGGCCGCAGCCCGCGATTTCCTGGCTTGGCGACGCGACCGCGGACGGGTCTCGACGATCCTCGCCGCCACCTCCGCCGGGTGTGGGCTCGCGCTCGCGGGTTTCCTCGCGGCGACCGAGAACGGATCCGATCTCATCGGGCTTGACTTCGAAAGCGAGGCCGCCTTCGGAAGATACAGTCGCACTCTGCTCACCCTCTCGACGATGGCGATGGCCATCGGCCTGCTTCCGGCTCTCGCAACCCGCTGGGCTCGCGCCCGCACTCAGGCCGAGGGGGTCGTCCAGGTGGCGACCGCCGCTCTGGCGACCGCCCTCGCTGGGTCCACCCTCACCTTGGTCGGGTATCTAGCGTCCGAAAAGGACATCGTGATCGATTTTTCCTACTTCAAGACCGCGATGCCCGGTGAAGCCGTCGTCAACCTGGCGGAGGCGATGGACGAACCGCTCGAAGCGACTCTCTTTTTCCCGGAGGTCGATCCCGTCAAGGACGAGGTTCTTAGATATTTCCGGGAGCTCCAGCGCGAGGTCCCGAGTCTCGAGATTCAGGTGATCGACCGGTTCGCCGATCCCCGCGCGGCTGAACGGTACCGGATCGCCAGGGACTGGATGATCGTCCTCGCACCGACCTCGACGTCGGACGGAGTCGATGGCGCGACCGATGCCGATGCCGAACTCGGACGCCACGAGCGGATCGGTCTTCCGGAGACGTTGGATGAGGCCAGAGGCAACCTGAGGATTTTCGACGGCTTCGTGCACGAAGCGCTTTCCAAGTTGACTCGTCGGGAAAGGGTCGCCTATCTCACCGCAGGTCATGGCGAGCTTAGCGACGGGTCCGCCGAGGGCCGTGACCTCGCTACGGGGCCGGAGAGCTTCGTTGAGACCGACCCCGAATCGGAACTGCCGCTCGCCGAGCTGCGCCGGCTGCTCGCAGCGCTCAACTACGAAACCAGGGATCTCGGCGTTCGCCAGGGGCTCGCCGAAGGGGTGCCCGCAGATGCGGCGATTCTGCTGGTCATCGGTCCCGAGCGTCCCTTCCTGGACGAGGAAGCGGCATCCGTACGCGAATATCTGGCGCGGGGTGGTTCGGCGCTCTTCGCGGTCGAACCCGACTCCGACTTCGAGCTGGCTCCCTTTGCCGCGCTCCTGGGCGTGGACGTCGCCTCCGGGACCGTCGCGGACGAGGAAACCCACGGTAGGCGGCGGGGGGGCAGAGCCGACCGAAGCATCCTCGTCACCGACCGCATTCTGGCTCATCCGTCGGTGAACGTCCTCTTTCGAAGCGGCATCGGCACGGGCGTTCTCTTCGACGGGAGCGGCCACCTCGACATGACGAGCACGTCACGCACAGACGACCGGACCGTTGCCCCGCAGGTGTTCGCCACGGTCCACGCTCTCTCGTCCTCCTTCGTCGATCTCGACCGGGACCTCGACTTCGACGGCGAAGCGGAAGCGCGTGAAGGCATCACTCTCGTCGCCGCGACCGAGGCCGCCTACGCCCCGACGGACAACTCCGATGCGGCGACGGCAGCGAAGACCGACGACACCTTCCGGGCGATCGTGTACGCCGACGCGGCCCCCTTTACCGACGAAGTGCTTAGATCGCTCGCCCCGAACGCAGCCATGGTCACGAACAACCTGAGCTGGCTCGGGCGAGAAGAGGAGCTCGCGGGCCTCATCGTTTCCGAGGAGGACGTGCCGGTGCTGCATGCCCACGCCGAAGATCTGGTCTGGTTCCAGCTCGTCATCTTCGGCGTGCCCCTCACCTTGCTGACCGTCGGGATCGCCCTGACCGTCGGAAGGAGGAAGAGTGAAGGCTAGCAGCCCGTCGACACCCACGGCCGAGCGACGCAGCTGCCGGCCGGACGCCGCGCTCGGCGTCCCGCTTCGGGCGAATAGCGGTTCTGTTCGTTTCTCGTCGCGCTGTGGACGGCCGCTACGGCGTTCCCGGTGCTCGTGCTAGTTTCGCCAAGGACCGCTGGCGCGCGCGGCTACGCGGCAGCCCTGGTCATCGCGCTGGTGGCGGCCGCTGTTCTGCGTGTCACGGCCGATCCGGGTGCTGCCGATGCGGGCCGCACGGCTCTTTGGGAGCACAAGCTCTCGGAACTGGCCGCGGTCACCTATTCGTCCTCCACCCTCCAATTGGATATTCGACCACTGAGCGCGGACGGAGGCGAGCATCTGATCGCGGTCGAGAACGGTGCCGGCCGGACCCTGCGTTACCCGCTGGGAGATTTCGGTCGGGAGGCCGTCGCCGAGCTAGCCGTCTTTCGTCCCGTGCGCGACCTCGGTCCCTTGGACGGGGACCCGGCGGTTTACGGCCTCGGCGGGGGTTCAGCTCGACTGACCCTCGACTTCGGCGACGAGCTTATGGAAATCTTCGTCGGCAGGGAGGTGCCCGCCGGCGAGGAACGCTTCGCGCTGCTCGGTCCCAGACTTGTCGCGCTCGCGGGAGACCTTATCACCCCCTTTGAGCTCGGCCAGGGCGCCCTCAGGGTTCGGCGCCTGCACGAATTCCCGTGGAGCTCGGTCCGGGGCATCACCCTGAGTGTCGACGGAAGATCCGGCGCGCTCACCAGAGAGACGGGTGGAGGCTGGACCGTTGCGGAGGGCGTTTCGCAGGCGGCCGTCAGGCTCGCGGAGCGATCCTGGCAGTTGGCGGTTCTCGGTTTCGAGCCGCCTCCGATGGCCGAACGGCTCGGTACTCTGGTGAACCTGGGCTACCGCGACGCCGAAGGGAACGAGCTGGGTTGGGTCGAGCTCATGAAGGATCTTGAGACCGACACTTACTGGGTGACGAGCGAACGCACCGTGTTCCCGGCGCTCGCCGATGCCACCCTCGCCCGCCGGGTGGAAGAGTCTCTCTTCGGAGTCTTTTAGGCGGGTTTCGACGCCTCTCCGGGCCGATCTGGTTCGCACTACGTCTCCGAGAGTCGCCGCCGGGGCCGGGAGCCACCGGTTGCCATTACGTGAAGGTCGATGTACCTTCCTTGGCAACAGTGGCGATCTCTCCGGCGCGCAAAGCGGGGAGGTGCACATTGCCAGGCCGCCCCGCCGCGAGGGCGGGACGGGCCGAAGACCCAAAGGAAGGAGTGACGATATGTCAATCCGCTACCGTACGGGGGGAGGCGTCGCGGCTGCTGCGCTCGCGCTCGTGGTCGCCTCGACCTCTCTGAACGCCCAGGTCGGCAGCATCACCGGATCGGTGATCGACGACACCAACGGGCAACCACTCAATGGAGCGCAGATCTCGCTTGTGGACCAGCGGGACGGTGTGCTCTCCAACGTTACCGGTCAGTACCTCATGACGAGGTTGACGCCCGGCAACTACACGGTCCAGGTGGTGTTCGTGGGTTACGCCACCGAGACCCGGGAGGTCACGGTCACCTCAGGTGAGGCGACCGTCGAGAACTTCCGCCTTCGCCAGTCCGCCATCCGACTCGACCAGATCGTGGTCACGGGTACCGCCGGAGAGGTGGAAAGACGCAAGCTGGGATCGGCTCCGGCTACCCTCGACATCTCCAGCATCAACGACGTCTCTCCCCAGGCCGGTTTCGGCTCGGCGCTGGAAGGCCGCATTCCCGGAGTGCGTTCCATCGGGACGGTGGGAGGCGTCGGCGCCGGCCGCGAACTTCGCATTCGCGGAACCGACTCCTTCTCGCTGGGCCAGCGCCCCGTGATCTACATCGACGGCGTTCGGGTCGACTCCCGTCAGGTGGAATGGGGAAGCTCCGCCGGCGGAAGCACGACCTGCTGCGCTTTCTCCGGCGGCGCCGGTGAGGACCGACTCTCGGACCTGAACCCCGACGAGATCGAGCGCGTCGAGGTTCTCAAGGGGCCGGCGGCGGCCACGCTCTACGGATCCGAGGCTTCGGGAGGCGTCATTCAGGTCTTCACGAAGAGAGGCCGGAACAACAGCTCGGCGAACTTCGCCCTGACCACGCAGCTCGGCTTCAACCGCCACCGCGCGAACTTCCCCACGTCTCTGCGCGGCACTCTGGTCGGAATCGACGGCACGGTTCCGTGGGACCCGAACGAGACCCTGATCGAAAACGGTCTCGTCAACACGTACAACCTGACGGTGGACGGCGGTGGAGAGGATGTGACCTACTTCGTGAACGCCGGTATCGGCTACGAGGAAGGATCGGTCAAGCCCAACGATCAGACCCGCGGCAACCTGCGTCTCAACCTCAACTGGACCGCCGCCGAGGACGTCACCGTCCAGGTCCGGTCCGGTTACGTGCGCAACCGCATCTGGTCGCTCCAGTCGGGCAACAACTGGCTCGGCATCTACACCAACGCGCTGCTTTCGCGGCCGACCAACGCCACCGCCGAGGAGCCCTACGGCGGCGGGCTCGATGTCAACGTGGCCGATGCCAAGGCGATCTCGACCTACTCCGACACCGACCGATGGACCGGCAGCGTCCAGGTCGACTGGGTGCCTAGTCCGAACTTCCGCCACCAGGCGACGATCGGGCTGGACGCGGTCAACGACCAAAAAACGCGCAACCTTCCCTTTGGGAAGCACTACACCTACATCGGCACCGTCGGCGAGCGGAACATCGGCTACCGCAACGCTCGCAAGTTCACCGGAAATTACATCGGCACGCTCAACTACGAGAACGTCTTCGGCCTCACCGGCGAGATCGCGTTCGGTGCCCAGGGAGGATGGGACCTGACGAGCACTTCGATGGCGACCGGCCGCGGATTCGCGGGCGAGGGAGTCACGACCGTCGGTGGTGCGGCGGAAACCTTCGGTGGCGAGACTTCGCTCGAGTCCATCCAGGTCGGCGGCTTTGCTCAGAACCGCTTCGAGTTCACCGAGGACCTCTTCATGACCGCCGCGGTCCGCATCGACGGCAACTCCGCCTTCGGCGTGAACTACGGCTTCCAGGTCTACCCCAAGGTCGACGTGGCCTACAACCTGCCTCAGAGCATGATGGGTTCGACGCTATCGAGCGTGAAGCTGAGGGGTGCGCTCGGGTACGCCGGCAAGGCCCCCGGAGCATTCTCCCAGTTCCAGACCTACCTGCCGAACACAGTCCTCGACGACCGGCCCGGCGTATCGCCCAGCAACCCGGGTAACGCCGACCTGGAGCCCGAGATCAAGCGCGAAATCGAAGCCGGCTTCGACATCGGTCTGGTCGACAACAGGATCGCGGTCGACTTCACGGGTTACCATCAGTTGATCGAGAACGCGCTTCTGGGTATAGCGCTGCCGCCGAGCGAAGGCTTCGGAAGCTCACAGCTTCGCAACGTCGGCCAGATCATGAACCGCGGCATCGAGGCGACAATCAACGCCTCCCTTGTCGATCGGTCCGGCTTCCGCTGGAACACCGGATTCTCCTTCGAGAAGACCCAGAACAAGATCCTCGATCTGGGTGAAACGGCCGAGCTCGACTCGCTGCCCATCTACGCCGAGGGCGACATCTCCAACGTGCCCGTGAGCTGGGAGCACGTGAACCGCGTCGGCGGCCTATACGAGGGCTACCCGATCTTCGAGATGATCGGCAGGGGCATTCTGGGTTGGGATCCGGCGACGGGCGAGCACGTACGCTCCACCTACGGCTATTATCGAGGAAAGGGCGAGCCCGACCTCATGGGCTCCGTGTGGAACACCTTCAGTCTCGGCCGAAACCTGCGACTTCATGTCCAATTCCGCGGCGAGATGGGTGCCAGCATGTGGAACTCCGATCGCGGCTACGGCGTTCGCCAGCTCGCCTACGACGAGTACGTCATGCACCTGGACTCGAACGGCGATCCCACCGCAGCGGCGGATTCGGTGCTGAACTTCCACCGTCTGGCCACGCCCGTGGATTCCAGAGACCACATCAGACTTCAGGAGGCGTCGCTTCAGTTCACCGTACCTTCGGCGATCAGTTCGAGCATGGGACTCTCCACGACGACGCTCTCGCTCACGGGTTACAATCTGCACTGGTGGGACAACTGCAACTGCCCCGATCCCAACCAGCAGTACAGGGGAGGTGACGATTTCAGCCAGTCGCCCTTCCTCGGACTACCGCAACCGAGGCGCATGGTACTTACGGTTCGAACGAGATTCTAAGGAGGAACCTACATGAACACTTCAAGGATTAGGTGGCCGCTGACCGCGGTCGCCCTGATGCTCGGGCTGGGAGCGTGCGGTGACCTGCTCACCGTGCCCGATCCCCAGCGGTACACGGACGAAGATCTCGACAACGCCCTCGACGCCGTCGCCGACGGCGTCGAGGGGGCGCTCCACGAGGTTGTGGACAGTTGGGTCATTTACCAGGCGCTTCTCGGTGACGAGTATCAGCACACCGGCACCTGGAGCGGCTACGACGAGACCGACCACGGCAGGTTCCAGTACGGGACCTCGGCGATGGACGGGATCAACAACGCTTGGTTGCGGGCTCGCTGGTTCGCCAGGGCCTCTGCGGAGCGCTTCGAGCGCGTGTTGGGTGCGGGGGAGGCTGCGAGCACCGATCTCATGGCGCAGGTCCACGTCTCCGAGGGGCTGGTCGATCTCATGATCGGCATGACCTTCTGCGAGTCGCCCGCAGATCCCACCGGCGACGCGGTGTCGGCAGCGCAGATTCTGACGCAGGCGGTTTCCAAGCTCGATCGGGGGGAGAGCACCGCGATGGCGGCGGGCGAAACCTACTACGCCACCGCAGCACGAGCGGGCCGCGCCACCGCCAACCACTTGCTGGGCAACTACGCGGCGGCGGCGGCGGACGCGGCGTCGATTCCCGACGGTTTCTCCTACGATGCCATCTTCAACGCTCAGTCCCGGAACTCGGTGGTCCTTCTGACCACGAAGACCTGGAACGAGGCCGCCGGCATCCAGCACGGATACTGGAACCGGATCGCGCTGAGCGATGATGCGGGATACATGGCCGACTGGGCGACCGGCGCTCCCGACATGCGGCTTCCGGTCTACTACGACGGGGAGATCGCCACCGACAACGAGACGGGTCACCGGTCGCAGTGGAAATACGACTCGGAGACCGCGCCGATCCCCATTCTTCACTCCAGAGGGATGCGGATGATCCAGGCCGAGGCCGCCATGTTCGGAGGTGACTTCGCCAGCGCCATGCAGATAGTCAATGGTCTGCGGGCGTCGGTGAATCTCCAACCCCTGCCTGTGCCCACCACCATCGAGGAGGCGGGATTCCTGTTGCTCAACGAGCGTTTCGCCGAGCATTTCATGGAGGGCCGGCGTCAGATCGATCTCCATCGTCTGGGAATCACCAAGGACATCTTCGACTTGCTCAACGACGACGAGCGGGTCGGCACGAACCGTCCGACACAGTTCCCCATGAGCGACACCGAAGCGCTCTACAACCCCAACATCGTCGACGACCTGGCGCAGCGCTGCCTGCCTAGGGCCGGGTAAGCGACGGCAGGAAGAGGAAAAACGTTGGAACGCCGTGGGGCGGTGCTACCGAGCCGCCCCACGGTTGACGCTAAATCAAACGAGGGAGGCCTGAGGTGGTAACGCTGGACCGCAAAGCAGTGGCAGCCGCAGTTCTGGTTCTCGCAGCTATGGGTCCGCTTACCGAGCTCGAGGCACAGCGCAGGACCGAAGCCGGCGTCATCACAGGTGTGGTGATCGATCAGGAGTCGGTAGAACCGCTTGCTGACGTGCGGCTCGTTCTCGTTCCCTACGGGGAGGGCCGGGAGGTCTTTGGAAGGACCGCCGTCACGAATCAGGACGGCAGATTCCTCCTTTCCGAGGTGGCCGGCGGTGCCTACGATCTGCGGGTCGAACTCTTGGGGTACGGAGACCGAAGCGACAGCCTCGAAATCGATGAGGGCACCTTTCTCGACATTTCAGTCAGCTTGGGGATAGAGGCCATCGAGCTCGACGAGATTTCGGTGACGGTAGGGTCGGTGGTGCTGGCTCGTCAGGGATTCTACGACCGAAAACGCCAGGGATTCCGCGGAACCTTCATTGAACGCTCCGAGATCGAAGAAGAGCAGCCGGCCTCGGTTACCGAGCTCTTTCAAAACGTGCGCGGAGTGACCGTCGTCTGGGGCGGGGTCTATGGTTCACAGGTCTTCATGAACCAGCGGAGCAGCTTGACCAGCGGTCATCCGGGCTGTCGGCCCGAAGTCTGGCTCGACGGCATTCGCTCGACCATCGAGTCGCTCGACATAATGCGGGTCGAGGAGCTGGAAGGGATCGAGGTCTATCGCGGAGGTGCTCCGGGCAAGTTCAACGACCCTTGCGGTACGATCGCGATTTGGACCAAGAGAGTCATCCGCTAGCAAGAGGTGACAAGGCTTCGCGGCATTCGCGGAGGAGAGAACGGTTCCTCAGAGTGAGGCCAGGAACGCAAGAACCAGGTCGCGCCCGAGCCGGTTCAGTTCCTGGAAACGGTCGCGCGCCGCACTAGCTTCGCCGCCGTGCAACAGGACCGCGTCCTCCACTCGCTGTACGCGCCCGTCGTGCAGGTACTGAAAACGGTATCCGAGGCCCATAAGCGGGGTGGTTCGCCACTCGGAGGGAGCGGCTCCGCCCGCACACGGTCCGGCGAGCTCGGGGCCCATGTCGTGCAGCAGGAAGTCGGAATAGGGACGGAAGGCCTTTTCGGCGAAGGCGAGACGGTCCGTTGCACTGTCCCGGCCGGGGGCCGATGTCATCATGACCGGAACGTGACAGCTCGTGCATCCGATTTCGGTGAAGAGGCGTTCGCCCTCCGCCGTCCGGTCCGCATCGCTCTCGGTTCGCCGGGCGGGGGGCGCCAAAAAGCGAACGTAGGCGGCAACCGCCTCAAGGACCGAGTCGGCGAGCTCGGGCTCGGCGGTCGGGTCCGTTCCTGCGGGCAAGGGCATTCCGTTCGGGAGTTCCTCGTACGGGTGTCCCGATGTCGTGAGTCCCATCTCGAGTCGAAAGGCGTCCTCGGCGAAATCCCGCACCCTCGCGTGAGTGGCTTTGAAGCCGAAGC
This window contains:
- a CDS encoding peptidylprolyl isomerase, whose translation is MIAAFGRYPVRAIVGLLVLIACSGEAEPAPGMAASVGDHVLTVEQLAEVLVLAQPFPLEVDPALELVRHWALSAAVATAFAAGDSLNGKTAVDAATWIARREAVLALEREDRLGPPPTVDDPELAREVFDRGELRLFAHVLRRVGPETPPAERALQRRTAERILADLVAGGGWAAAVAQSQADETRALGGVLGLFGPGELPGELDRAGVRLEPGSVSSVIETVDGFHLLYRPTFAEVGAIYADRLGSRMLAEADAASAEAALAAAGFRVVEGAGAVVRRVAAAPADWFDREAALATWTAGALRAATFARYLAALEAGERQGLASADDRSTTALLNELGYRELRMAEAAARGLALDSVTAQELAERHRSDLEAWREAVTGQGALGVHLREVAARRTARPSLGPVLAAELLSTARLGRDAAAAAVDRARTLIVAAMDGAERTGSVPVAAVTETALGRPLPGIGDGGRGRFLLGRALFERVATPDEGLGPLFNADRCVSCHDDPVVGGGGLSIPVRKATAFIAGRCDLLPAHGGDNLQARATPMALAAGLAPETRPDDATAFAQVVAPPLFGLGLLEAVPDETVLALEDPEDLDGDGVSGRAPRLADGRIARFGRKGDAADVRGFVEQALRTELGLTTPERPTEERAGGSPIPGSADPAEEPEMDERGMDLLTEYVRYLAPPAPELLPAGVVRDSVERGRVIFDRTGCAACHVAELRASQVAEPPLANLRVPAYTDLLLHDLGAGDIGGAREDLCGYDALPGEYRTAPLWGLRHRSRFLHDGRAASVEEAVLAHGGEAARARAAFHDLIERDRADLVRFLLSL
- a CDS encoding DUF4340 domain-containing protein — encoded protein: MLVSPRTAGARGYAAALVIALVAAAVLRVTADPGAADAGRTALWEHKLSELAAVTYSSSTLQLDIRPLSADGGEHLIAVENGAGRTLRYPLGDFGREAVAELAVFRPVRDLGPLDGDPAVYGLGGGSARLTLDFGDELMEIFVGREVPAGEERFALLGPRLVALAGDLITPFELGQGALRVRRLHEFPWSSVRGITLSVDGRSGALTRETGGGWTVAEGVSQAAVRLAERSWQLAVLGFEPPPMAERLGTLVNLGYRDAEGNELGWVELMKDLETDTYWVTSERTVFPALADATLARRVEESLFGVF
- a CDS encoding ABC transporter permease subunit, encoding MRTIRAIALRDLTSYFRSTTGYVVASAVLLLDGVLFYALALGPGAGERLSGEALGSFFYSASGLTAVAAAVLSARLIAEERVTGTQVLLDTSPITDFHIVAGKFWAAYGFVSAITFVSLYLPLLVFVNGRISFGHIAIGVLGLLLLGAAVTAIGLFASSLTSRPILAAAVGGGITAMLFLLWPLSQAVDPPLSRAFAALAIHGRHFATFQAGILHLRDVTHYLAVTAFFLIAAVKALEARRWS
- a CDS encoding Gldg family protein; protein product: MVLTAGLVLVLLSENALGDSTFRAAFTGIGVALVLAAAARDFLAWRRDRGRVSTILAATSAGCGLALAGFLAATENGSDLIGLDFESEAAFGRYSRTLLTLSTMAMAIGLLPALATRWARARTQAEGVVQVATAALATALAGSTLTLVGYLASEKDIVIDFSYFKTAMPGEAVVNLAEAMDEPLEATLFFPEVDPVKDEVLRYFRELQREVPSLEIQVIDRFADPRAAERYRIARDWMIVLAPTSTSDGVDGATDADAELGRHERIGLPETLDEARGNLRIFDGFVHEALSKLTRRERVAYLTAGHGELSDGSAEGRDLATGPESFVETDPESELPLAELRRLLAALNYETRDLGVRQGLAEGVPADAAILLVIGPERPFLDEEAASVREYLARGGSALFAVEPDSDFELAPFAALLGVDVASGTVADEETHGRRRGGRADRSILVTDRILAHPSVNVLFRSGIGTGVLFDGSGHLDMTSTSRTDDRTVAPQVFATVHALSSSFVDLDRDLDFDGEAEAREGITLVAATEAAYAPTDNSDAATAAKTDDTFRAIVYADAAPFTDEVLRSLAPNAAMVTNNLSWLGREEELAGLIVSEEDVPVLHAHAEDLVWFQLVIFGVPLTLLTVGIALTVGRRKSEG
- a CDS encoding ABC transporter ATP-binding protein, whose translation is MKWTPETARDLPVVEVEEVERRFGAKRALGPVSFSIARKGIVGILGLNGAGKTTLLRIMAGDLRPTSGVARIDGLDLARDAFTPKRRIGYLPESPPLYRDMGVRSFLRFVATIKGVAKEDMSAAVETAVERAGIGEVAERPIGQLSHGYRQRVGLAQAIVHSPSLTILDEPTNGLDPVQIVAMRELIRELGRESAIVVSSHVLGEVSKTCDRVIVIHRGRLVADRSADDFGVAGGELERLLVELVE